CCAAAGGCAACAGAATTTTATGCACTTTTACCTTTCAAATTATTAGAAAAAATTAAGTAGGAGGCATTATGAATACAAAACTTAAAGGGAGAGATTTTCTCTCAACAAACGATTGGACACTTGAAGAACTTGAGCAAGTTTTAGATCTTGCTTTTGAATTCAAAAAGAAATTTGCTCTTGGAGAACCAACGCCTTACCTTCTCTATAAAACACTTTTTATGATTTTTAAAGATAAATCCACAAGAACAAGAAACTCAACTGAAGCTGCAATGACCCAGCTTGGAGGACATGCACATTATATCAGTGAAGAATCCTCTCAGATTTCTCACGGAGACACGGCAAAGGAAATTGGTATTATTCTTTCAAGATACGGCCATGGAATTGCAATAAGAGACGATATATATTTAGGTGTTGGACACAAGTATATGGAAGAAGTTGCAAAATGGGCAACAATTCCTGTAATTAACCTTGAATCAGATTGGGATCATCCACTTCAAATTCTTGCAGATATTATGACCATTAAAGAAAAATTCAATAATGACTTAAGAGGAAGAAAGTTTGTAATCTCCTGGGCGTATGCAAAAAGTCATGCAAAACCACTTGCTGTGCCTCAAGGCCTTATAATGGCAATGCCAAGGTTTGGTCTGGATGTCACTCTTGCAATGCCAAAAGAATTTGAACTCCTTCCTGAAGCAATGGAAATTGCAAGGAAGAATGCAGAAGAGACTGGCGTAAAATTTGAGGTTGTAAACGATATGGACGAAGCCTTTAAAGATGCAGATATTGTTTATCCAAAATCATGGGGTGCGTATGTTTATGCAGGCAACGACTTTGAAGAAATGAAGAAAGTTGCAGAGAAATATAAAGATTGGATTGCAGATGAAAGAAGAATGAACTTAACAAAGAAAAATGCAATTTATATGCATTGTTTACCTGCAGATAGAGGTTTTGAGGTAACCGATGCAGTAATCGATGGTCCTAAATCTGTAATTTATGATGAAGCAGAAAATAGATTACATACGGTAAAATCAATTTTAGCTCTTACCATGTAAAAAGTTTACTTTAAGATCTTTAAGAGGCTCAAGAGAATTGGGCCTCTTTTTTAAATTCAAGGTGTTGTTCTATGGTATAATTCTTACGAGGTATCTCTACGGTGTTATTCTGGGAAGTGCCTTTTGCCGACAAAAAATCTTATCTTCTATATGAGGGGATAAAAGGTTCCTCCTCTATGCTCCCGAAATAACGAGATCCTTCGTCTCTATCGCTCCTCAGGATGACTGAGTGCGCTGTCATTCTAACAAGTGAACGTAGCAAGCGATAAAGAATCTCATCCTTTATTCGAGGGGTGAAAGTCTTCTTAAATCTCCTTCATAAAAATAATAACTTTACTCTCTTGATACTTCCAAATTCAAATTTGATTAAACACTTTTTAAAATAGAGCAAAATATATTTTTTAGAAAAACTGAAAAAATTCCCTCTAAAAAGCGTTGACAAGAGAGAGTATAAAATATAGTAGAAAAGGAATAAAAACTGTAAAGAAAAGAAATGATGTAATATTGGAGCAAAAAGGAAGGTAGATGGGAGGTGAGAAAAGAGAAAAAATATCATGTAAATAAAGTAATTTGAAAAAAATTCTAAAATGAAGAAGGTAAAGATGAAAAAAGCTTTAAGTTTCAGTTTAATTATTGCTATTTTTGTGGTGAGTGTTTTACTCCCGGCTGGAATAATCAAATCGGATGGAGAAAATGAAGGTTTAGATAATCCTAACTTTCAAAAAGGACATCAACCCTTCCCTCCATTAACAGCTGAAGAGAAAAAATTGGAAGAAGAAAAATTACAGAGGTTTAGGGAATGGCTTTCAAAGCAACCAAGAATAGATGCAAAGAATTTTGATATGCCTCTGTCAAATAACGATTTATCATTAATGGGAACTTCAATAAAAGAATCTTGAGAGTTGTCAATTTTTTATCGAGAACAAGAAAAGACTTATTATTGCGGCCCTGCTACTGCTCAAATAATCCTAAATTATGACTGGGGAATGATAGGATCAAGTAATTGTTATACTCAATCATATTTTGCCGATTATATGGGAACTAACTTAACAAATGGAACTTATGTTTACAGATTAAAAAACGCTTTAAATGAGCTCAAAAACCCAAATAAAGCTTCATATTGGGTTTACACAAAACTTCCATCTAATGAAACAGATGCTGCAAATGCTCTTTATTCTTATGTAAAATCGGATGTTACTAACTATGATCAAGCTTTAGCTTTTCATACTGATACTTGGCTACAAGCAGGTAAAGATGTTTGGGGAGAAGCGTATGGGTTAGTTGGATATAGAGACCCTCAGACTGGACAAGCAGGAGTTTCTTTAGGACACTATGTGACAGGATATGGCTATCGTCTATACTCCGATGGAAAACATACAATACTTTATGCCGACAGTTGGAATCATGACTACGGATGGGGAAACTGTCTTGGATACCATGAAGTTGATGCAAGAAATATGGCAACTTGCATAAACGGGAACGCTGGATATATTATCTAGTGAGGTAGTAATGAAAAAAATAAACAAAGCTTTTTACGCCTTAGCTATATTATTTGCTATTTCCATATTGCTTTTTACCTCATGTAGCACAAGTCATCCTGTTCTTCAAAGAAATAACCTACCACAATATGTGAAAGATTTCTCTTCTATCTTTAGCAAAAAGGATATAAAGATTTCATACGATCCTATTGAAGTAAAACCTGCTTCACCTCCAGATAAACCTTATCCTGTTCATAAGAGAACTATTCCTGAAAATTGGATTGATGGAGAACTAAGATGGTATGTAGGAAAACCTACCAATCCTACAGACTTTTTAGAGACTAGTATTGTAGAATTCAAAGGAGATTTCATCTTAGAAAGC
This genomic stretch from Caldisericaceae bacterium harbors:
- a CDS encoding ornithine carbamoyltransferase encodes the protein MNTKLKGRDFLSTNDWTLEELEQVLDLAFEFKKKFALGEPTPYLLYKTLFMIFKDKSTRTRNSTEAAMTQLGGHAHYISEESSQISHGDTAKEIGIILSRYGHGIAIRDDIYLGVGHKYMEEVAKWATIPVINLESDWDHPLQILADIMTIKEKFNNDLRGRKFVISWAYAKSHAKPLAVPQGLIMAMPRFGLDVTLAMPKEFELLPEAMEIARKNAEETGVKFEVVNDMDEAFKDADIVYPKSWGAYVYAGNDFEEMKKVAEKYKDWIADERRMNLTKKNAIYMHCLPADRGFEVTDAVIDGPKSVIYDEAENRLHTVKSILALTM